A window from Prinia subflava isolate CZ2003 ecotype Zambia chromosome Z, Cam_Psub_1.2, whole genome shotgun sequence encodes these proteins:
- the SLC26A1 gene encoding sulfate anion transporter 1, with protein MERPLEATRMENNTSSCFLMERKTHVKINRKEVMLAKLRKSCSCTPQKLKNFFMDFFPVLQWLPKYRIKEYIWGDVMSGLVIGIILVPQAIAYSLLAGLKPIYSLYTSFFANIIYFLMGTSRHVSVGIFSLISLMVGQVVDRELLLAGFDLNDDAPPASGDGSLQNDNLSNTTAFNLTTLGINAECGKECYAIGIATALTFMAGVYQVLMGIFRLGFVSMYLSESVLDGFATGASLTILTAQVKYLIGIKIPRSQGHGMLVITWINIFRNISQANLCDVITSAICIVVLVTAKELGDRYKHKLKFPLPTELVVIVVATLVSHYGKLNEVYASSVSGAIPTGFIPPKVPEFNLMLRVALDALPLAIVSFVFTVSLSEMFAKKYAYTIRANQEMFAVGFCNIIPSFFHSFATSAALAKTLVKTSTGCQTQISGVISAMVVLLVLLFLAPLFYSLQKCVLACIIIVSLRGALKKFRDVPARYHVNKMDTLVWVVTMSASALVSTEIGLLVGIVFSMLCIIVRTQRPRTALLGQIQDTSFYEDDLEYENLSIVPKVKIFRFEAPLYYANRNYFLKSLYRLTDLDPNLEAARRKKYEKKEKQHLKKGNHRTANGLGFGETTLQLVPKQIDFQALVVDCSSISFLDTTGVNTLKEILKDYKNLNISVLLACCNPSVIDSLKRGGYFGKDFGCMQEMLFYSIHNAVLFAKDQKLPADCPV; from the exons ATGGAAAGACCACTTGAGGCTACCAGAATGGAAAACAACACCTCATCCTGCTTTCTCATGGAAAGAAAGACTCATGTCAAGATTAACAGAAAAGAAGTCATGCTAGCTAAGCTGAgaaagagctgctcctgcactccACAGAAGCTGAAGAACTTCTTTATGGACTTCTTTCCTGTTTTACAATGGCTTCCCAAGTACCGAATCAAAGAGTACATTTGGGGGGATGTAATGTCTGGGTTAGTCATCGGGATCATTTTGGTGCCTCAAGCAATTGCATATTCACTGCTAGCAGGTCTGAAGCCCATTTATAGCCTTTACACATCATTCTTTGCCAACATCATCTATTTCTTAATGGGCACATCCCGTCACGTCTCAGTTGGCATTTTCAGCTTGATAAGCTTAATGGTGGGACAAGTTGTGGACCGAGAACTTCTCTTGGCTGGGTTTGACTTGAATGATGATGCCCCACCAGCCTCGGGTGATGGCTCTCTGCAGAATGACAATCTCTCCAACACAACTGCCTTCAACCTTACCACTCTGGGGATAAATGCCGAGTGTGGGAAAGAGTGCTATGCTATTGGCATTGCTACAGCCCTGACATTCATGGCTGGAGTGTATCAG GTTCTAATGGGGATCTTCCGCCTGGGTTTCGTATCTATGTACCTATCCGAGTCCGTACTAGATGGCTTTGCAACTGGTGCTTCCTTAACTATTTTAACAGCTCAAGTGAAGTATCTGATTGGAATAAAAATTCCACGTAGTCAAGGGCATGGGATGCTTGTTATTACTTGGATTAACATTTTCCGGAACATTTCTCAGGCTAACCTTTGTGATGTCATCACAAGTGCCATTTGTATTGTGGTGCTGGTCACTGCTAAGGAACTCGGAGATCGATATAAGCATAAACTGAAATTTCCTCTTCCCACCGAGCTGGTAGTTATTGTTGTGGCAACACTGGTGTCACACTATGGTAAGTTAAATGAAGTGTATGCATCCAGTGTTTCTGGAGCTATTCCAACAGGATTTATCCCTCCGAAGGTACCAGAGTTCAACTTAATGCTCCGAGTTGCTCTAGACGCTTTGCCTCTTGCCATAGtcagttttgttttcactgtATCCCTTTCCGAAATGTTTGCAAAGAAGTATGCTTACACCATCCGAGCCAATCAGGAAATGTTTGCTGTGGGGTTCTGCAACAtcattccttctttcttccactCTTTTGCAACCAGTGCAGCTCTGGCAAAAACACTTGTCAAAACATCTACAGGTTGCCAGACTCAAATCTCTGGAGTAATTAGTGCAATGGTGGttttgctggtgctgctctTCCTGGCACCTCTCTTCTACTCTTTGCAGAAGTGTGTCCTGGCTTGTATTATCATTGTCAGCCTACGGGGAGCCCTGAAGAAGTTCCGAGATGTGCCAGCACGGTACCATGTGAATAAGATGGACACGCTTGTTTGGGTGGTTACTATGTCTGCCTCTGCCTTGGTCAGTACAGAAATAGGGCTGTTGGTTGGCATTGTTTTCTCCATGTTATGCATCATTGTTCGAACCCAGCGGCCACGGACAGCCCTGCTTGGTCAGATTCAAGACACAAGCTTTTATGAGGATGACTTGGAATATGAAAATCTCTCTATTGTTCCAAAGGTCAAAATATTTCGGTTTGAGGCCCCACTTTACTATGCAAATAGGAACTATTTCCTCAAGTCTCTGTACAGATTGACCGATCTAGATCCTAACCTAGAAGCTGCTAGGAGGAAGAAATatgagaagaaggaaaagcagcatctgAAAAAGGGAAATCACAGAACTGCTAATGGACTGGGCTTCGGAGAAACCACTTTGCAACTAGTTCCTAAGCAAATTGATTTCCAAGCCCTTGTTGTAGATTGCTCTTCCATCTCATTTTTGGACACCACTGGAGTTAATACTTTAAAGGAAATCCTGAAAGACTACAAGAATTTAAACATCTCTGTTCTCCTGGCTTGCTGCAATCCCTCAGTGATAGACTCTCTGAAAAGAGGGGGTTACTTTGGAAAGGATTTTGGATGTATGCAGGAAATGCTATTCTACAGTATACATAATGCTGTGCTGTTTGCAAAAGACCAAAAGCTTCCAGCAGATTGCCCAGTTTAA